Proteins from a genomic interval of Marmota flaviventris isolate mMarFla1 chromosome 8, mMarFla1.hap1, whole genome shotgun sequence:
- the Hmgn1 gene encoding non-histone chromosomal protein HMG-14, with protein sequence MPKRKVSSAEGAAKEEPKRRSARLSAKPAPAKADAKPRKAAGKDKSSDKKVQKGKRGAKGKQAEVANQETKEDLPAENGETKNEESPASDEAEEKEAKSD encoded by the exons ATGCCCAAGAGGAAG GTCAGCTCGGCCGAAGGCGCGGCGAAGGAGGAG CCCAAGCGGAGGTCGGCCCGCCTGTCGGCA AAGCCTGCTCCTGCCAAGGCGGACGCCAAGCCTCGGAAGGCGGCGGGCAAG GATAAATCATCAGACAAAAAAGttcaaaaagggaaaaggggagcaAAGGGAAAACAGGCTGAAGTGGCTAACCAGGAAACTAAAGAAGATTTACCTGCAGAAAATGGAGAAACGAAAAATGAGGAG AGTCCAGCTTCTGatgaagcagaagagaaagaagccaaGTCTGATTAA